In Rutidosis leptorrhynchoides isolate AG116_Rl617_1_P2 chromosome 2, CSIRO_AGI_Rlap_v1, whole genome shotgun sequence, one genomic interval encodes:
- the LOC139889003 gene encoding F-box/kelch-repeat protein At3g06240-like, translated as MSDPISALNHLPSDLIEEVLPFLPPKSLGRFKSVSKRWHSLISRPDFIRTHIRNIKENNYPTHMILVPEDEDFLYSVSIKQLSTQTARATVATKRLNLQEPWLRILGSCNGLVLASDIHDNLYLVNPTTRESLKVPDSGGKSICGKYGFGYDFSKDDYKVISYKVVSDSDLNCNSVHVYSLRNNSWNKLPNFPYQQLKRHSRHPGVLLNNNLHYVVTSRHSTLTIAAFSLATEEFHEMELPYSLNNDGPKCFQVFALDRKLVAVMRGRSHCSELWVMEEYGVSNSWKKHSIFQNVMHLFYDIFAQVSNRDILLSNNYGNEFLIHKMDERRCTSVTIEGCQEITCRGTYVESLESLKRLC; from the coding sequence ATGTCGGACCCAATCTCCGCCCTAAACCACCTTCCATCGGACCTAATTGAAGAAGTTCTACCGTTTCTACCACCTAAATCCCTAGGCCGTTTCAAATCCGTTTCAAAACGATGGCACTCCCTGATTTCCAGGCCAGATTTTATTAGAACCCATATTCGTAACATCAAGGAAAACAACTACCCCACCCACATGATTTTAGTTCCGGAAGATGAGGATTTTCTCTACTCAGTCAGTATTAAACAACTCAGCACCCAAACCGCACGTGCAACTGTAGCTACTAAACGCCTGAATTTACAGGAACCATGGCTTCGAATTTTAGGGTCTTGCAACGGGCTTGTTTTAGCCAGTGATATACACGATAACCTCTATTTAGTCAATCCAACCACACGAGAGTCATTGAAAGTTCCAGATTCTGGTGGCAAAAGTATTTGTGGAAAATATGGATTTGGTTATGATTTTTCCAAGGATGATTATAAAGTAATTTCTTATAAAGTCGTTTCAGATTCTGATCTTAATTGCAACTCTGTACACGTGTATAGTTTACGTAACAATTCATGGAACAAGTTGCCTAATTTCCCTTACCAACAACTTAAACGCCATAGTCGACATCCAGGGGTACTCTTGAACAATAATCTTCACTATGTAGTAACAAGCAGACACTCAACATTGACTATTGCTGCCTTTAGTTTAGCTACTGAAGAATTTCATGAAATGGAGTTGCCATATTCATTAAATAATGATGGGCCTAAGTGTTTCCAGGTCTTTGCTCTTGATAGGAAATTAGTTGCTGTTATGCGTGGTAGGTCACACTGTTCTGAATTATGGGTGATGGAGGAGTATGGAGTTTCTAATTCTTGGAAGAAACATAGTATTTTTCAAAATGTAATGCATCTGTTTTATGATATCTTTGCTCAAGTAAGCAATCGGGATATTTTGTTGAGTAATAATTATGGGAATGAATTTCTTATACACAAGATGGATGAGAGAAGATGCACAAGTGTAACAATTGAAGGGTGCCAAGAAATCACGTGTCGTGGTACGTACGTTGAAAGCCTTGAATCACTTAAACGTTTATGTTAG